The Erigeron canadensis isolate Cc75 chromosome 4, C_canadensis_v1, whole genome shotgun sequence genome window below encodes:
- the LOC122596265 gene encoding 50S ribosomal protein L7/L12, translating to MSLFLRLRHHALPNGFCSKSICSPSIALSSVKLTSLTRMFSQPARQEQEEEEIEIDQRRLPTDYDPATFDPTEHRSPPTDRVWRLVDEMSSLTLVEVAELSSIMMKKMGMTELPSVAVMRAGAAGLAGGGKGQTAAMEEVKPEKSVFELKLDSFEAASKIKIIKEVRSCTDLGLKEAKDLVEKAPVVFKKGVTKEEAEQIMEKMKAVGAKVVME from the coding sequence atgaGTTTGTTTTTAAGGCTTAGGCATCATGCACTACCCAATGGATTCTGTTCAAAGTCCATATGTTCTCCCAGTATTGCACTCAGCTCCGTAAAGTTGACAAGTTTGACTAGAATGTTTAGTCAACCTGCAAGACAAGAGCAAGAAGAAGAGGAGATTGAGATTGACCAAAGAAGGCTGCCAACAGATTACGACCCTGCGACATTTGACCCAACTGAGCACCGCAGCCCTCCTACAGACCGTGTTTGGAGACTTGTAGATGAAATGTCATCACTCACATTAGTTGAAGTTGCAGAACTTTCTTCAATAATGATGAAAAAGATGGGTATGACAGAGCTACCATCCGTGGCTGTGATGAGAGCAGGAGCTGCTGGGCTGGCTGGTGGGGGAAAAGGTCAAACTGCAGCAATGGAAGAGGTAAAGCCCGAAAAATCTGTTTTTGAACTGAAACTGGACTCTTTTGAAGCAGCTTCAAAGATCAAGATTATCAAGGAAGTTAGAAGTTGTACTGATCTCGGGCTCAAGGAAGCAAAAGATTTAGTTGAAAAGGCGCCTGTTGTTTTTAAGAAAGGAGTGACCAAAGAAGAAGCtgaacaaatcatggagaaaatGAAAGCCGTTGGTGCCAAAGTCGTGATGGAATAA